CCCCGAGCGTTAAGAAAATCATTCCGAGTACAAAGCCACTATACACACTTGCATTCATTGCGACTACAAAAGATAAGATAAATAAGAAAATACCGATATAAATTTGTGCGAGTAAGTATTTTTTAAATCTGTTTACAACGGGTATTAAAATGAGCTGCCCAAGTACAATCAGCGCGCCATTTAAACTCCATAAATTTCCGTATTCGCTCGATGTCACACCTTTGATTTCTGTCATGTACGTAGATAAATTCGACTGCCACTGCACATGCGGCAATTGGCAAAGCAAGTATGTCAATAATAATAGAATAAAAGAACACAAAGCTAGCTTAGTCGGAAATTCGCGTTTAGCGCCTTTTTTGCGATGTTTTGTTTCTGCGCTTACTCGCTCCGATTTCCAATCAATCTTGTGGAAAAAGAAGAAGAAATATCCCGCGAAAGCAATCGCAAATACAAAAGAACCAATGTATACATGACTCATTCCTTGTTTCGCTAGAAGCCCTGCAAGCAACGGACCAATAGCCACGCCAATATTTTGCGCTACATAAATCGCATTAAAACCAGTTCTTCCTCCAGTCGGATGTGTTAACCCTGCTGCTGCGTATAATCCAGAGAAGACCATCCCCATCGCGATACCAACCGCCCACAAATTCCAAATAAAGAACGGAAATCCGTGGAAAAAGCACAACGAAGCAGTTGAAAGCACTAATATAATCGTTCCAATCGTAAGTGAAATAAAACCAGAAAACCGGTCAAAAATAAGTCCACCGATAATACTAGAAACAATCCCCACTCCAGAATTTATCAACAACACTAATGAAGCATCCGTTGTCGACATCCCTAACTCTTGCGTCATGTAAATCATATTGAAAGGCCAAATAAACGATAGCCCTGTATATAGTAACACCATCCCAATAATTACAATCCATAAATCCTTTGGTAACCATTTTGTCATTTCCTACACTTTCCCTTCATTAAAACTCACCTTTTTTAGGGTATCACAACCATCCACATTCGAAAAGAAAAACTTCATCAAAAAACCACCTAGCAAAATTTGCTGGTGGCTAATAAGGGACTGGCGATAAATCCCTATCATGGTTACTTATAAGTGTACTATGAATTCGAATTTTTGTCTGTGCTAATATAAGAAATATTTCAATTATTTTTTTGCAATACTTTATTATAGGCCAAATCCCTCAAATAGTTATGAAATTGCAGTACATCTATTTCAAGGTAATAACCTAATTCATAGAGAATATGCTGCTGTTTCAATTCTTTCACTTGAAAAGCACATAGTTCTTTAGGAACAACTTGTATAATCTCTTGTCTAAAAAAATCTAGCGCTACTTTCCAAGAAGTTGTATGTAATCTTGAGGGCATTTCTTGGATGAGCCACTGAATGCAATCACTTTCATTTCGATCCAAAAAACCTTTTTCTATTCTTGTTAAATCAGCAAGCTTAACGTTTCCCATACTTTTCAAGATATCCTTTACATAGTTCAAAGGAATTTTCCAAGCCACCGTTTTAGAAAGGGGTTGGATTTTTGTCTCTTCTCGTGTAAAACCGAGAATGCTTCCTTTTCCCCAAGAACTGTTTCTAGCAGCACATTGTGTTACATTTCCTTCATCGATGGCATAAACATACTCATTGTTTTCAGGGCAAAGAACAATTTCTTCCTCGTTCCAATATACCAATTCGGCTACTTCTTGAAACCTTGGATTATTAGTTAACGTAAACATTAATTCCGTCGCAAATCTTTCCTGCATTTATCCCGCCTCCTCAAAATCCTTACATCAATTCATCTCTCTTTATCATAATAAAAAAAAAGCGAGTAGAGAGTTCCTAAAGAACCATCTTCTCGCTTCTTATGTCCATTTTGTGACAAAATTATTTTCCTGGTTTTCAAAATGTGGTTTTTTTAACGTTTTAACGAAAAATAGTATAAAAAATTATCATTATTTCTTAGAATCACCTTTTTGAATGACCCACCAAAGAGAAAGACATGTAATTCCTTGGAAAATAAAAAACAATCCAAGAATAATACCAATCGCAATCGCTACTAACGTATTTGTGAACAAGGAAATAACTGCGATAATTAATCCTATAATTCCCATGATAAGTAGTAAAGTCCATCCCGGAAATCCTTTTACAGCAAATGCCGTTAAAATTCGTAAAATCGCTGATGCTAATATCCAAATTGCGAAAATAATAATGAAAACTCGCTCTGCCATATTCGATTCGAAAATAGCAAATCCACCAACAAGGATAGATAAAATCCCATCCAACATAATCCATTTAGAAATGCCCCAATATTTACGTTCTCCAAAATAAGAAATCACTTCATTAATCCCATTTAAAACTAAAATTATCCCAATAAAAATAGTTAGTGCTTGCAGTGATGTACTTGGATTAAACATTAAATAAATTCCAAGACCAATCATCGCCACACCGAGAATTAAAACGAAATACGTGTATAACTTTCTCATGGTTTTGCCCCCTTTTTAGTGATTAGTAAGTAATGACCCTGCCGCTTCATCAATAATAAATACGACATTCGGATGGTTACGTAGAATCGACGCTGGACAACTTTCATCAATTGGTCCCTCAAGTAAACCTTTAACGGCCTCTGCTTTTCGTTCACCAGAAGCAGTGACTAAGATTTGTTTCGCATCCATCATATCAGCTAAGCCAAGTGTAAGCATTTGAGACGGCGCTTCGTCTTCTTTTAAGTTGTTGTACATGATAGTACTTTTAATAGTGGATTCATCGCTATCTGCCAAAAACAATCGCGCATCAAATGGTGTTCCTGGTTCATTAGCTCCAAGATGTCCATTTACCCCTAAGCCTAGAATTTGCAAATCGCGCTCATTTTCAGCCAAAATTTTCTTATAACGAGCAATTTCATCTGTAAAATCGGCTAAACTACCATCCAATAATTCTACTCTTTTTGGCATTTTGTTGATTAAATCATAGAATTTTTGGTGCATATATGTGTAAACAGTGAAGGAAGCATCGCGTTTAGCCACATACTCATCCAAATTCATTAAAAATACTTTTTCGATTGGAATTTCACCTGCATTAATTCCTTTTACAAGTCCCTCGAACATTCCATCAAAACTTGCTCCGGTAGTTGTATTAATTACCGGATTTTCATTTTCGTTAATGACTTGTTTGACAACTTCGAGCGCTTCTTGTGACATTTCTTCGTATGTTTTTGTTCTGATTAATTTCATAAAAATCCTCCTCTATATGCTTTCATTACCCGAACTATTTTTTCTAAAGCAAACCATGCTTTTCAAAACTTGCGTATAACCCATCTTCTTCAACGGATTTTGTTACTTCATCTGCAAGTAATTTTAGCTCTTCTTTTGCATTCCCCATTGCAATACCAGTTTCACAATAAGTAAGCATTTCTGCATCATTCATTCCATCACCAATGCCAATCGTCGCGTTCTTCTCTGCACCGATATGCGCTAGTAGAAATTCAATCGCGGTTGCTTTATGAATATCTGGCACCATCAGCTCTCCACTATCGTCTCCAAAAATAGGAACCGTACAATGTAAAACTTCAAATTTGCCGCTAAATTCATTTTTTATTTCTTCAAAAGGTACATTTTTATTTTCTAGGAAACAAGCTTTATTGACATCTGTGCGGTAAAGATTTGTTTCACCGTAAGTTAGGCTTGTCATGAAAGGATGCGGATTATTGGCTTTTTTCTCGCGCGCAATTGGGTCATTTTCGACATCGCCATAAACTAAGCTGTCTAAATGAGCTTCTAGATTTTCGCTTGCAAATAGCCCCCCGTTAGACTCCAAATAGAAATCTAAGTTCTTTTCATGAAAGAAATCTACCATATGAACAACGTCTTCATTCGCTACTTTTTTATGGTAAATAATTTCATCGTCTACTTCGATATAGCCGCCACCTGCACCAATAATCCCATCAAACCCGATGGATAAAATCGAGTCATACAGCTCTGGTTTAGAACGACCAGTACACAGATAGACTTGGTGACCATTGTTTCTAGCTTTTATTATCGCGGTTTTGGCAGATGCTGGAACAAGCCCATCATCCGTTACAAGCGTACCATCTACATCTACAAATACTATTTTTTTCGTCATGCAATACCTCTTTTCGTATGTTAATAGTTTAATTATAGCATTTCTTTGCAGGGAAGGCGCCCCATCGCGTAACAAAAAAGCAAGATTCCCATTTTCAGGAAACCTTGCTTTTAATTTGTTTAGTTTTCTAAAGCCATTAATTTTTGATTATCATCAAGTGCTGATTCATGTGCATCATGACGTTTTTTCAAGTGGCTCATAGATAGATATAGTAAGCCAACACATGCGATCATGATAATTGTAAGAACGAGCATCGACATACTGTATACATTTGGTCCCATACCTGCTGCCAGTGACTCTCTAAACGCATAAATCGAGTAAGTCATTGGTAGGAACGGATGGATTAAATTGAAGAACCATCCAGTAAGTGGCATTGGGAATGTTCCGCCTGATCCCGCTAATTGAACAATGAGTAATACCATCGCGATAAATCGACCTGGATTATCAAATGTCATAGCAAGAAGCATGATAAGGAACATGTAAGCAAGAGCTGTAATAATCGCTGTTCCGAAGAATTCAACAATGCTATCTGGTCTTAGTCCTAGTGCTATCATGATACCACCTTCAAGAAGTGCCATCGCAACAGCTGCGACAAAACCAAGTGATAGTTTACTTAACCACCATTTATAAGCTGGTTGTCCTTCCATCGAAACACGTCTAATTGGCATAATGAAGTTAAATACAAGTGCACCAACGTATAGAGCTAGTGACAACACATATGGTGCTAATGCGTGACCGTAATTACTTACGTGCGTATATTCATTATGTGCGAGTTTTGTTGGAGCAGCAATCATGTTAAATGTTTTGTCTGTTGCTTTTGTATCTTTGACTTGTTGTGCTCCGTCTGCTAGTTTGTCTGTTAATTCTGTGCTGCCGTCTGTTAATTTAGTAAGTCCATCTCCTAATTGGAAGGAACCATTCGCTAATTTGGAAGAACCATCGGCAATTTTGGAAGAGCCGTCTGCTAGTTGTCCTACGCCTGAAACTAGTTTTGGTGAGTTAGCTGATAATTGGTTTAAGCCGCCTGCTAATTGGCTTGAACCTGCTTGTAGTTGATTTACGCCACCAGCAAGTGTTGGTACTTTTGCAGCTAATTGGTTTGTTCCGCCTTGTAATTCTGTTGCGCCTGAACGTAATGCGCCGGAATTACTTGCAAGTTTATTACCACCATCATTTAACTGACTTAATCCGTTTTCCATATTCGCACTACCCGCAGCGAGTTGTCCTACGCCAGAAGTTAGGGTTGGCACTTGGCTGTTAAGTTGATTTGTTCCAGCAACTAATTTGGCATTTCCGGCTTGTGCTGATTTGAGTCCAGCAGTTAGTTGGTTCGCACCGCCAAGTAGAGTTTGACTACCTGAGCCATTAATTGCTTGGTGAATACTGTTAAATGCTTCGTTTGTTCCACCGTGAACTGCTTGATAACCAGCGGAAATTTTCGCTACGCCAGTTTGCAATTCTGTTACTTGTGTTTGAATTGCCGCTAAATCAAGACCTGATAAGCCGCTTTGTAGTTGTTCTACTGTTGCTACTTGTGTAGCGGATTTTTGTGTTTCTTTATCTAAATCGGCTTGAATAGCATCAATAATTTTTTGTTTATCTTCTGCACTCACGCCAGCTGTCGCATTAATTTTTGATTTAATTGCTTCAGCATCGAAATTCGCATTAGATTTAATAAATGTTAAGCCATTTTGTAGGTCGCCTAAACTTTTTTGCAGTGCAGCGAGTTGTTTTGCAAGTGCTGCGTCTTCCCCGTTGACACTTTTATTTAATTGATCAATTCCTTGTTGTAAATCGTTCATGCCTTGTTTCAATTGGGCAATTTTGCCTTGTTTATCAGTTAAATTACCGTCTAATTCTTTAAGTCCTGCTGAAAGTTTGTTACTTCCATCGACTAGTGAATCTAAGCCAGTTGCTAAGCTTTTTTGACCGTTGTTTAGTTGTGTTATGCCCGATGCTAAAGTTGGTACACTGCCATTCATCTTATTTAATCCATCTGAAAGTGCAGTAGAACCAGTATAAGCTTGGTTAATCCCGCCTGCTAGTGTATCTACACCAGATGTATAGGTAGAAACTCCGCTAGCTAATTTCGTTGCTCCGCCGTCAAGCGCTGCTACACCGTCTTTTAGTGGTCCTACACCAGCTGCAAGTGTCGAAACACCATCATTTAATTTGTCCCCACCAGCGGCCGCAGTGTTTACACCATCTGTGTAAGTTTTCAAGCCAACTTCTAACGTATTAGCGCCATCTTTGAACGTTAAAGAGCTATCTGCGAGCGTTTTTAAGTTAGTAGAAATGGTTTTATTACCTTCTTGTGATTTCACGAGACCATCTTTAATTTTTCCAGAGCCATCTGCAGCTTGAGCGAACCCTTCACCAGACTCTTTAATTTTATCAAAAATTGCTTCCGCGTATGATTTTGTTACTTCAGCAGAAACCTCGCTTTTCAGTTGTTTGGCTCCTTGTTCACTCACGACTTGACCTAAATAGTTCAGCGAGCCGTTTGTTTTATAGGATAATTCCATTTTTTTCGGATCTTTATCTAAAACAGATGCTGCATTTTTAGAGAAATCTTTTGGAATCGTGACAATCATATAATATTTGCCATCTTTTAAGCCTTGTTCCGCATCTTCTTTGGAAAGAAAATTCCAATCAAGTTCTTTGTTACTTTTCAGTTTTGTGACTAACTGATCACCAACATCCATTGTTTGGCCGTTATAATCAACCGGTTTGTCATTGTTAACTACCGCTACTGGTAAATCCCCTGTTTTGCCGTACGGATCCCAGACGGATTTTAAGAAAAAGCTTGCATATAAAAGTGGAATAAACAGAATAACTACAAATGATAAAAGTAGTATTTTGTTTTTAAATAATTTCTTCCACTCATTTTTTACCATATCCATTTTATTACCGCACTTCTTTCTTTTAAAGATTTATTACGCTTCGTTCCAATCTATGATAGTGGTTCGTTCTTTCCCAATAACTTGCTCTACTAAAACAGATAATTTTTGTGAGTATAAATAATTAGCGTATTCTTTATCAGCGTTTCTAAAAGCACTTGTAATGGTGTGAATACCGGACTCTGCAAATTCGTGATAGTCAGAGAAAACAGTGTGGATTAAGTCGGAATCTGGGTATGTATCGATTTTCCCTTCCACTGCTTCTACAATATCCAGCAAATTAATTTCTTCAGGGTCTTTAGCAAGCGTGAAACCACCGTTATTACCCGAAACTGAATTAATCAGCCCGCTAACGACTAGCTTCCTCAAAATTTTACTAATATAAGACGGCGACGAATCACGCAAACGGTGATGAATAGTTACGGAAGAAATGGGAACATCTACCTTCTGGGTGTACAACATCGTCATAATACAAAATACCTGATCCATACTTTTGCTCAACTTCATAATAAAAATCCTCCCTCTTCCCATTATTACCTTTCAATATCCTTAATGGACATTTAACATCTATATACAATACACCCATTTTTTTTAAAGTGCAAGAGTTTTTTACTAAAAATGGAAAAAATTTTAATGAATGCGTTCTCACGGAATAGACATGCCTATAAACTAACAAAAAAAGCATTATCATTAGCA
The sequence above is drawn from the Listeria monocytogenes genome and encodes:
- a CDS encoding glucosamine-6-phosphate deaminase; its protein translation is MKLIRTKTYEEMSQEALEVVKQVINENENPVINTTTGASFDGMFEGLVKGINAGEIPIEKVFLMNLDEYVAKRDASFTVYTYMHQKFYDLINKMPKRVELLDGSLADFTDEIARYKKILAENERDLQILGLGVNGHLGANEPGTPFDARLFLADSDESTIKSTIMYNNLKEDEAPSQMLTLGLADMMDAKQILVTASGERKAEAVKGLLEGPIDESCPASILRNHPNVVFIIDEAAGSLLTNH
- a CDS encoding Rrf2 family transcriptional regulator, producing MKLSKSMDQVFCIMTMLYTQKVDVPISSVTIHHRLRDSSPSYISKILRKLVVSGLINSVSGNNGGFTLAKDPEEINLLDIVEAVEGKIDTYPDSDLIHTVFSDYHEFAESGIHTITSAFRNADKEYANYLYSQKLSVLVEQVIGKERTTIIDWNEA
- a CDS encoding MFS transporter, encoding MTKWLPKDLWIVIIGMVLLYTGLSFIWPFNMIYMTQELGMSTTDASLVLLINSGVGIVSSIIGGLIFDRFSGFISLTIGTIILVLSTASLCFFHGFPFFIWNLWAVGIAMGMVFSGLYAAAGLTHPTGGRTGFNAIYVAQNIGVAIGPLLAGLLAKQGMSHVYIGSFVFAIAFAGYFFFFFHKIDWKSERVSAETKHRKKGAKREFPTKLALCSFILLLLTYLLCQLPHVQWQSNLSTYMTEIKGVTSSEYGNLWSLNGALIVLGQLILIPVVNRFKKYLLAQIYIGIFLFILSFVVAMNASVYSGFVLGMIFLTLGEMFAWPAIPTIAYQLAPKGAAGLYQGLVNGMATAARMLAPFLGAIVVQNLGGIKALFIGAFILLGCALISITLQQILQKKDQQDKAALKISVNQGE
- a CDS encoding HdeD family acid-resistance protein; protein product: MRKLYTYFVLILGVAMIGLGIYLMFNPSTSLQALTIFIGIILVLNGINEVISYFGERKYWGISKWIMLDGILSILVGGFAIFESNMAERVFIIIFAIWILASAILRILTAFAVKGFPGWTLLLIMGIIGLIIAVISLFTNTLVAIAIGIILGLFFIFQGITCLSLWWVIQKGDSKK
- a CDS encoding Cof-type HAD-IIB family hydrolase, translated to MTKKIVFVDVDGTLVTDDGLVPASAKTAIIKARNNGHQVYLCTGRSKPELYDSILSIGFDGIIGAGGGYIEVDDEIIYHKKVANEDVVHMVDFFHEKNLDFYLESNGGLFASENLEAHLDSLVYGDVENDPIAREKKANNPHPFMTSLTYGETNLYRTDVNKACFLENKNVPFEEIKNEFSGKFEVLHCTVPIFGDDSGELMVPDIHKATAIEFLLAHIGAEKNATIGIGDGMNDAEMLTYCETGIAMGNAKEELKLLADEVTKSVEEDGLYASFEKHGLL
- a CDS encoding YhgE/Pip domain-containing protein, with the protein product MDMVKNEWKKLFKNKILLLSFVVILFIPLLYASFFLKSVWDPYGKTGDLPVAVVNNDKPVDYNGQTMDVGDQLVTKLKSNKELDWNFLSKEDAEQGLKDGKYYMIVTIPKDFSKNAASVLDKDPKKMELSYKTNGSLNYLGQVVSEQGAKQLKSEVSAEVTKSYAEAIFDKIKESGEGFAQAADGSGKIKDGLVKSQEGNKTISTNLKTLADSSLTFKDGANTLEVGLKTYTDGVNTAAAGGDKLNDGVSTLAAGVGPLKDGVAALDGGATKLASGVSTYTSGVDTLAGGINQAYTGSTALSDGLNKMNGSVPTLASGITQLNNGQKSLATGLDSLVDGSNKLSAGLKELDGNLTDKQGKIAQLKQGMNDLQQGIDQLNKSVNGEDAALAKQLAALQKSLGDLQNGLTFIKSNANFDAEAIKSKINATAGVSAEDKQKIIDAIQADLDKETQKSATQVATVEQLQSGLSGLDLAAIQTQVTELQTGVAKISAGYQAVHGGTNEAFNSIHQAINGSGSQTLLGGANQLTAGLKSAQAGNAKLVAGTNQLNSQVPTLTSGVGQLAAGSANMENGLSQLNDGGNKLASNSGALRSGATELQGGTNQLAAKVPTLAGGVNQLQAGSSQLAGGLNQLSANSPKLVSGVGQLADGSSKIADGSSKLANGSFQLGDGLTKLTDGSTELTDKLADGAQQVKDTKATDKTFNMIAAPTKLAHNEYTHVSNYGHALAPYVLSLALYVGALVFNFIMPIRRVSMEGQPAYKWWLSKLSLGFVAAVAMALLEGGIMIALGLRPDSIVEFFGTAIITALAYMFLIMLLAMTFDNPGRFIAMVLLIVQLAGSGGTFPMPLTGWFFNLIHPFLPMTYSIYAFRESLAAGMGPNVYSMSMLVLTIIMIACVGLLYLSMSHLKKRHDAHESALDDNQKLMALEN